A stretch of the Helicoverpa armigera isolate CAAS_96S chromosome 5, ASM3070526v1, whole genome shotgun sequence genome encodes the following:
- the LOC110382192 gene encoding tol-Pal system protein TolA yields the protein MSRTTRKILEMALVASKTLKSFGVTSWKYLKIEAVPPMTVNFFNGPSGRKMEAFVGKLTNGFIGAIQTRIKEIDLEEERNRRELAAAMKAREARLIAEAKKKEAERLKAIALKAAEAVKKAAALAAKQKAEMEATKAKEEKQTKTKKPKAKAKAKSKRKPKGKGKGKSKAKPRKRRPRKKK from the exons atgTCGCGGACAACCAGGAAGATCCTAGAAATGGCACtag TTGCTTCGAAAACTCTAAAAAGTTTTGGGGTCACTTCgtggaaatatttaaaaattgaagcgGTGCCGCCCATGACGGTAAATTTCTTCAACGGACCAAGTGGTCGCAAAATGGAAGCTTTCGTTGGAAAGTTGACTAATGGTTTCATAGGTGCTATACAAACTAGGATTAAAGAAATTGACCTAGAGGAGGAAAGAAACAGGCGTGAACTAGCTGCCGCTATGAAAGCACGAGAGGCAAGATTAATAGCTGAAGCGAAAAAGAAAGAAGCCGAAAGGCTCAAAGCTATAGCACTGAAAGCTGCTGAAGCCGTCAAAAAAGCCGCGGCATTGGCTGCAAAGCAGAAAGCTGAAATGGAAGCTACTAAAGCAAAAGAAGAGAAACAAACCAAGACTAAAAAGCCTAAAGCTAAAGCTAAAGCAAAATCCAAACGAAAACCTAAAGGGAAAGGAAAAGGGAAATCAAAAGCCAAACCTAGGAAGAGGCGGCCAAGGAAAAAGAAATGA
- the LOC110382193 gene encoding probable ATP synthase subunit g 1, mitochondrial isoform X1: protein MSTSLSIAKLAKIVRGRTMTLMHELTETYRPAASVQKERLMELIKEKAEAATKSELAKKLRPLKGFYTLEMAPPRMAEMDKLQADIALAKEFFKNKCYYYITVRQAWLLFLVCTEVFLWFFLGETIGKFHIVGYLV, encoded by the exons atgagtacGAGTTTGAGTATTGCTAAATTAGCGAAGATTGTGC GCGGCAGAACTATGACACTGATGCATGAACTGACTGAAACATACAGACCGGCTGCCAGCGTCCAAAAGGAGAGACTTATGGAGTTGATTAAAG AAAAAGCTGAAGCAGCAACCAAATCTGAACTTGCAAAGAAACTGCGGCCCTTAAAAGGATTTTATACTTTGGAGATGGCTCCACCCCGCATGGCTGAAATGGAT AAACTGCAAGCAGATATAGCCTTAGCAAAGGAATTCTTCAAAAACAAGTGCTATTACTACATTACTGTAAGGCAGGCGTGGTTGCTATTCCTGGTCTGTACCGAGGTATTCTTGTGGTTCTTCCTGGGAGAAACTATTGGGAAGTTCCACATAGTCGGATACTTGGTGTAG
- the LOC110382193 gene encoding probable ATP synthase subunit g 1, mitochondrial isoform X2, with product MTLMHELTETYRPAASVQKERLMELIKEKAEAATKSELAKKLRPLKGFYTLEMAPPRMAEMDKLQADIALAKEFFKNKCYYYITVRQAWLLFLVCTEVFLWFFLGETIGKFHIVGYLV from the exons ATGACACTGATGCATGAACTGACTGAAACATACAGACCGGCTGCCAGCGTCCAAAAGGAGAGACTTATGGAGTTGATTAAAG AAAAAGCTGAAGCAGCAACCAAATCTGAACTTGCAAAGAAACTGCGGCCCTTAAAAGGATTTTATACTTTGGAGATGGCTCCACCCCGCATGGCTGAAATGGAT AAACTGCAAGCAGATATAGCCTTAGCAAAGGAATTCTTCAAAAACAAGTGCTATTACTACATTACTGTAAGGCAGGCGTGGTTGCTATTCCTGGTCTGTACCGAGGTATTCTTGTGGTTCTTCCTGGGAGAAACTATTGGGAAGTTCCACATAGTCGGATACTTGGTGTAG
- the LOC110382196 gene encoding carbohydrate sulfotransferase 4 has protein sequence MLRRVNFYSICFAFGLSVLLILAGSRYADNTYYRPSIESRRNIRNFLKVEDGEEPYTQHIPTMQYDGSPDIKKLLEKTRSKIKYQLSKYNFTESGVHTLEDLVIESGGRPLQSLIISTWRSGTTFLGEILNAIPGTYYHYEPLLKYGIIQIRGPPESEQALSTIRAMLKCNYDGLEDYFKYGSKHSNQFSHNTRLWDHCKYKKELCYDAEFTSRLCKLFPFHTMKVVRLRLRLIQEILDDKELNVKVILLIRDPRGVMQSRQHRNFCQPAPDCWEPSLVCADMISDYVAAGRIQQQYPDSLLVLRYEELALKPNITTHRILKFLRLSATQSIDEFLQSHTNVEVAGVSSTFRVSRDVPFRWKNALDFTYVDEIQMACKEAMLLWGYKLANNETHMKSKDFNPLDDYTISQ, from the exons ATGTTGCGGCGAGTAAACTTTTACTCAATATGTTTCGCATTCGGTCTCAGTGTTCTTCTTATTCTTGCTGGAAGTCGATATGCAGATAACACATATTATCGTCCGTCCATCGAAAGCCGGAGAAATATTAGGaattttttaaaagttgaaGATGGAGAAGAACCCTATACGCAACATATACCCACAATGCAGTACGATGGCTCCCCGGACATCAAGAAGCTGCTGGAGAAAACACGATCAAAAATCAAATATCAGCTCTCTAAGTATAACTTTACTGAATCTGGTGTTCATACTTTAGAAGATTTAGTGATAGAATCTGGGGGACGGCCACTGCAAAGTTTAATTATATCAACATGGAGATCAGGAACCACATTTCTTGGAGAGATTTTAAATGCGATTCCAGGTACATATTACCATTATGAACCATTACTTAAGTATGGAATTATACAAATAAGGGGGCCACCAGAGTCTGAGCAAGCTTTGAGTACAATAAGAGCAATGCTGAAATGTAATTATGATGGCTTAGAGGATTACTTTAAGTATGGTAGCAAGCACTCTAATCAGTTTAGCCATAACACCAGACTATGGGACCATTGTAAATATAAGAAAGAATTGTGTTATGATGCTGAATTTACATCACGGTTATGTAAGCTGTTTCCTTTCCATACCATGAAGGTTGTAAGATTAAGATTGCGGCTTATACAGGAAATTCTGGATGACAAaga GCTTAACGTGAAAGTTATACTGTTAATCCGTGATCCTCGCGGTGTGATGCAGTCCAGGCAGCACCGTAACTTCTGTCAGCCAGCTCCGGACTGCTGGGAGCCGTCACTAGTCTGTGCTGATATGATCAGCGACTATGTGGCTGCAGGACGAATACAGCAGCAGTATCCTGACAGCCTTCT GGTTCTGCGTTACGAAGAACTAGCACTGAAGCCTAATATTACTACTCATCGAATTTTAAAGTTCCTACGGCTTAGTGCCACGCAATCGATCGACGAGTTCCTTCAGTCGCATACCAATGTGGAGGTGGCCGGCGTTAGTTCCACCTTCCGAGTGTCCCGAGATGTGCCTTTCAGGTGGAAGAATGCACTGGACTTCACTTATGTGGACGAGATACAG ATGGCGTGCAAAGAAGCTATGCTGTTGTGGGGTTACAAGTTGGCGAACAACGAGACCCATATGAAAAGCAAAGATTTTAACCCCTTGGACGATTATACAATCTCACAGTGA